A single genomic interval of Aegicerativicinus sediminis harbors:
- a CDS encoding MoaD/ThiS family protein, giving the protein MKVNVKYFGEVVDRTNKGEEAITIEQNRLSELVEILNERYLLADLNLQFAVNEEIISDSSFVLEESDEVALLPPFAGG; this is encoded by the coding sequence ATGAAGGTAAATGTGAAATATTTTGGGGAAGTTGTAGATCGCACCAATAAAGGTGAGGAGGCAATTACCATTGAACAAAATCGATTGTCTGAACTTGTAGAAATACTCAATGAGCGATATCTTCTTGCCGATTTAAATTTGCAGTTTGCGGTTAATGAAGAGATTATCTCAGATAGCAGTTTTGTTTTAGAAGAAAGTGATGAGGTGGCCTTATTGCCACCATTTGCAGGAGGTTAA
- a CDS encoding ThiF family adenylyltransferase, translating to MKRYQPQINLPNFGLEGQAKLSNAHVLIIGAGGLGNAVASYLAASGVGTLGIIDGDEIMASNLHRQVHFNPTDVGKNKAQVLADKLSRQNPEIHIYTLPFFLESNNAIDQIQGVDIVVDATDTIEARYIINDACVICGKPFVYAALYRHEFQLSVFNYNNGPTYRCLYNNATAGNLSCTETGVLGTTAGIAGLMQANEVFKILLADEHVLAGKVLVYNVWNHRSHQFNIKKNTEIEIDREQFDNYSNVLGSVSLSLIDLKESILVDVREIGEKPVLPKDQILGLPMSELYSAPEILSPNKSYYFFCQTGNRSRDAVEKLNAKGFRNLYVLKENAPELLEFFNNKSPLKIYQGAIPERVISETMESYKNMHSGAFDFFIGRVRADEVEGSVVTDIEFTSYEGMAVKTTENLIEEIKEEYQLHEVQIFHSLGIVPAGEICFVVFASSKHRKGLFNAVEILAKRFKSEVPIFGKELFQDKEYRWKVNT from the coding sequence ATGAAGCGATATCAACCACAAATAAATTTGCCCAATTTTGGATTGGAAGGTCAGGCCAAATTATCCAATGCCCATGTTTTGATCATTGGTGCTGGTGGTCTTGGTAATGCTGTAGCATCGTATCTTGCGGCCTCCGGAGTTGGTACGTTGGGCATCATTGATGGCGATGAGATTATGGCCTCAAACTTGCATCGGCAGGTTCATTTCAATCCTACTGATGTGGGCAAAAATAAGGCTCAAGTTTTAGCCGATAAGTTATCTAGGCAAAATCCTGAAATTCACATTTATACCTTACCGTTCTTTTTGGAATCAAATAATGCAATTGACCAAATTCAAGGAGTAGACATTGTTGTGGATGCCACTGATACTATCGAGGCAAGATATATTATCAATGATGCTTGTGTAATTTGTGGGAAACCTTTTGTCTATGCTGCCTTATATCGACACGAATTTCAACTGTCGGTCTTTAACTATAATAATGGTCCAACTTATAGATGTTTGTATAATAATGCAACAGCAGGAAATTTAAGTTGTACAGAAACAGGTGTTTTGGGTACAACTGCGGGTATAGCAGGATTAATGCAAGCAAATGAAGTTTTTAAAATTTTGCTTGCTGATGAACATGTTTTGGCGGGAAAAGTCCTAGTTTATAACGTTTGGAATCATCGATCTCATCAATTCAACATTAAAAAGAACACAGAGATTGAAATTGATAGGGAACAGTTTGACAACTATAGTAATGTCCTAGGATCAGTTTCTCTCAGTTTGATTGATTTGAAAGAGAGCATTTTGGTTGATGTGCGAGAAATTGGGGAAAAGCCCGTGCTTCCAAAAGATCAAATTCTTGGGCTGCCAATGTCTGAACTCTATTCAGCGCCTGAAATACTTTCACCTAATAAATCCTATTATTTTTTCTGCCAAACAGGCAATAGAAGTAGGGATGCTGTCGAAAAGCTAAACGCAAAGGGATTTAGAAATCTTTATGTTTTAAAGGAAAATGCACCTGAATTATTAGAGTTTTTTAATAATAAAAGTCCTTTGAAAATTTATCAAGGAGCTATTCCAGAAAGGGTCATTTCAGAAACCATGGAAAGCTATAAAAATATGCATAGCGGGGCTTTCGACTTTTTTATTGGCAGGGTACGTGCAGATGAAGTTGAGGGTAGTGTGGTTACTGATATTGAATTTACCTCGTATGAGGGGATGGCTGTAAAAACCACTGAAAATCTTATAGAAGAAATTAAGGAAGAGTATCAATTACATGAGGTTCAGATTTTTCATAGTTTAGGAATTGTACCAGCTGGGGAAATTTGTTTTGTAGTTTTTGCTTCTAGCAAGCATAGAAAGGGCTTGTTTAATGCAGTTGAGATTTTGGCAAAACGCTTTAAATCTGAAGTGCCTATTTTTGGAAAAGAATTGTTTCAGGATAAGGAATATCGTTGGAAAGTAAATACGTAG
- the moaCB gene encoding bifunctional molybdenum cofactor biosynthesis protein MoaC/MoaB, giving the protein MVDITHKYNTLRTAVAQSILKVSRQETIDAIKNGKVPKGDIFQMAKAAGLFAAKNTHFAIPDCHPLPIEYTDLQFQIDGFDLIVEVSVKTVYKTGVEVEAMHAASIAALTMYDMLKPIDKQTEITSVKLLSKKGGKSGISKTDISNLKAAVIVCSDTVSVGKAQDSSGAFIKSELEKFGLEVGDIIIIPDDKLTIHEALQSKLYDNQLLVFTGGTGLGPRDVTPDVLEPLIEKRLWGVEEAMRSYGQNRTPYAMLSRSLAGIISETVVLALPGSQKAVEECLAAILPQLFHIFDIMKGERH; this is encoded by the coding sequence ATGGTAGATATAACTCACAAATATAATACCCTTAGAACTGCTGTTGCACAATCTATTTTGAAGGTGAGCAGGCAGGAAACTATTGATGCCATCAAGAACGGTAAGGTGCCAAAAGGAGATATTTTTCAGATGGCTAAAGCGGCAGGGCTTTTTGCTGCTAAAAACACCCATTTTGCAATTCCCGATTGCCATCCATTACCAATTGAGTATACCGATTTGCAATTTCAGATTGATGGCTTTGATTTAATTGTCGAAGTTTCCGTTAAAACGGTTTACAAAACTGGAGTGGAAGTGGAGGCTATGCATGCTGCTTCAATTGCAGCCTTAACTATGTACGATATGCTTAAGCCAATTGATAAGCAAACAGAAATTACATCAGTGAAGCTACTCTCTAAAAAAGGGGGCAAAAGTGGTATATCTAAAACGGATATTAGTAATCTAAAGGCAGCTGTGATTGTATGCTCCGATACTGTTTCTGTTGGAAAAGCTCAAGATAGTTCGGGTGCTTTTATTAAATCTGAATTGGAAAAATTTGGATTGGAGGTTGGCGATATTATTATTATTCCGGATGATAAACTGACTATTCATGAGGCACTTCAATCTAAACTTTATGATAATCAATTGTTGGTATTTACAGGAGGAACCGGCCTGGGACCTCGGGATGTTACACCAGACGTGCTCGAACCTTTAATTGAGAAACGACTTTGGGGAGTTGAAGAAGCCATGAGATCTTATGGTCAAAATAGAACCCCTTATGCTATGCTTTCGAGAAGTTTAGCCGGAATCATAAGTGAAACAGTAGTTTTGGCACTACCGGGATCTCAAAAAGCTGTTGAGGAATGTTTGGCGGCTATTTTGCCACAACTATTCCATATCTTCGATATAATGAAAGGGGAACGACATTAA
- the moaA gene encoding GTP 3',8-cyclase MoaA codes for MTQILTDSFGREHQYLRISLTEKCNLRCTYCMPSDGVVLSPKDHLMTADEVITLAKLFVENGVNKIRLTGGEPLLRKDFDDILLRLSDLDIELSLTTNGILVDRHLETFKASNIDTVNLSLDTLRPEKFKLITLRDQFKKASENIDLLLNEGFNVKINVVLISGFNDDEIIDFINLTCERNIQVRFIEFMPFLGNRWDRSKLVSEQFILDEVYAAFSNSTRLPEPRNLISRDYKIDGYLGSFGIISTMTNPFCDGCNRIRLTANGKLKNCLFSQSETDLLTPYRNGEDILPVIQKAIWAKRAKRAGMDTFETMTDPKYFEQNRSMITIGG; via the coding sequence ATGACGCAAATCTTAACAGATAGTTTTGGCAGGGAACACCAGTATTTGCGGATTTCATTAACTGAGAAATGCAATCTGCGTTGCACTTATTGCATGCCTTCTGACGGTGTTGTTTTAAGCCCTAAGGACCATTTAATGACTGCAGATGAAGTTATTACTTTGGCGAAACTGTTTGTGGAAAATGGTGTAAACAAAATCCGATTGACAGGTGGCGAACCTTTATTACGAAAAGATTTCGATGATATTTTATTGCGTCTTTCGGACCTAGATATTGAACTTTCTCTTACAACAAATGGTATTTTGGTCGACCGCCATTTGGAAACCTTTAAGGCTTCAAATATTGATACAGTAAATTTAAGTTTGGATACACTGAGACCAGAAAAATTCAAATTAATTACACTTCGAGATCAATTTAAAAAGGCTTCAGAAAACATTGATTTACTACTCAATGAAGGTTTTAATGTTAAGATAAATGTGGTATTAATTTCAGGCTTTAACGATGATGAAATTATTGATTTTATTAATCTAACCTGTGAAAGAAATATCCAAGTTCGTTTTATTGAGTTTATGCCGTTTTTAGGAAACCGTTGGGATAGGTCTAAATTGGTTAGTGAACAATTCATACTTGATGAAGTATATGCTGCATTTTCAAATTCAACTCGCTTACCAGAGCCAAGAAATCTAATTTCCAGGGACTATAAAATAGATGGCTATTTAGGTTCATTCGGAATAATCAGCACTATGACCAATCCATTTTGCGATGGTTGCAACAGAATACGTCTTACGGCAAATGGAAAATTAAAGAATTGCCTATTCTCCCAATCTGAAACAGATTTGCTGACTCCTTATAGAAATGGTGAAGATATCTTGCCTGTTATTCAAAAAGCTATTTGGGCCAAACGAGCTAAACGGGCCGGTATGGACACTTTTGAAACCATGACGGATCCTAAATACTTCGAACAAAACCGCAGTATGATTACAATAGGGGGTTAA
- a CDS encoding glycoside hydrolase family 97 catalytic domain-containing protein: MFKLKLISVIIISWLSLTQHAYSQDSNFHIYLSFGQSNMAGSVDAEKQDSIVSPRFKMMSTMDCPDQGRSLGNWYEAIPPLAGCKSGLSPADYFGRKMVQKLPDSIKVGIINVSVPGCKIELFQQETFQEYAKTAPDWMVGWIENYGGNPYDRLVAMAKKAQEDGVIKGFLLHQGESNTGDKTWPTKVKTVYNQLIRDLNLNPEEVPLLAGEVVGEDENGICASMNTIIATLPDVLPNSYVIPSDGCESQSDIIHFTASGYRKLGKRYANKMLKLLGYSDSTVTHTFQSPNENIEIKVATREGKPVYEVSLNGKLFVEPSPLGLNTNVGDFRYNLTLVDTFQISTIKDVYSLPNIKKSNVEYNATEAILTFLKDDLPAFDLVFRVSNNDIAYRYHLYPQNQRKSCVVKEEATGFVFPEGTTTFLTPQSRPMVGFARTMPSYEMPYEVDAPMGKNGIGFGYTFPCLFKISDQGWVLLSETGVDSQYCGSRLLGKENGLYTIGFPMPDENNGNGTSSPGVTTPGETPWRTITLGESLAPIVETTVSFDVVKPLYAASQKYNYTKGTWSWVIGMDESITFEDQKKYVDLSAAMGYQTILVDNYWDTKIGKEKIVELAKYGASKGVGLYLWYNSNGYWNDAPQGPRNIMDRSVTRRKEMAWLKEIGIKGIKVDFFGGDKQMVMKLYEDILYDANDYGLQCIFHGCTLPRGWERMFPNYASSEAVLASENLHFAQSHCEEEAFKASIHPFIRNAVGSMDFGGTVLNDYWNTTNSDAMWGGHRITSDVFQLATAVLFQSGVQHFALAPNNINDAPKWAIDFMKEVPTIWDETQLIDGYPGKYVILARRHGNTWYIAGVNAQEQIINKDIALPMLKKGIKAKVYTDNNKLEGKVVEETIKKPQNTRIEIPKNGGFLIIAEE; this comes from the coding sequence GTCGATCTTTGGGTAATTGGTATGAGGCAATACCGCCATTAGCAGGTTGCAAATCAGGCCTATCACCCGCAGATTATTTTGGGCGCAAAATGGTTCAAAAACTCCCTGATAGTATTAAGGTCGGCATAATAAATGTTTCTGTTCCAGGTTGCAAAATTGAATTGTTTCAACAAGAAACCTTTCAAGAATATGCTAAAACTGCACCTGATTGGATGGTGGGATGGATTGAGAATTATGGTGGTAATCCATATGATCGATTGGTTGCTATGGCCAAAAAGGCACAAGAAGATGGTGTGATAAAAGGATTTTTACTTCATCAAGGGGAGTCCAACACCGGTGATAAAACATGGCCGACTAAGGTTAAAACGGTATATAATCAACTTATTAGGGATTTAAATTTAAATCCTGAGGAGGTCCCTCTTTTAGCTGGTGAAGTGGTTGGAGAAGATGAAAATGGAATTTGTGCAAGCATGAATACTATCATTGCTACACTTCCGGATGTTCTTCCAAATTCTTACGTAATTCCTTCAGATGGATGCGAAAGCCAATCAGATATCATTCATTTTACGGCTTCAGGATATCGCAAACTCGGAAAACGGTATGCTAATAAGATGTTGAAATTACTTGGTTATTCAGATTCAACAGTTACCCATACTTTTCAAAGCCCCAATGAAAATATTGAAATTAAGGTGGCAACGAGGGAAGGAAAACCCGTCTATGAGGTTTCACTTAATGGTAAATTATTTGTAGAACCTTCTCCACTTGGGCTTAATACCAATGTTGGCGATTTCAGATACAATTTAACCCTAGTTGACACTTTTCAAATTTCTACCATCAAGGATGTTTATAGCCTCCCGAATATTAAGAAGAGTAATGTGGAATACAATGCAACTGAGGCCATACTTACATTTTTAAAAGATGATCTACCTGCATTTGACCTGGTTTTTAGGGTGAGCAATAACGACATCGCATACCGGTATCATTTATATCCCCAAAACCAACGTAAAAGTTGTGTTGTTAAAGAGGAAGCTACAGGATTTGTTTTCCCGGAAGGCACAACAACCTTTTTAACTCCGCAAAGCCGTCCAATGGTAGGTTTTGCGCGTACAATGCCAAGTTATGAAATGCCATATGAAGTGGATGCCCCTATGGGTAAAAATGGCATTGGGTTTGGCTATACCTTCCCTTGCTTATTTAAAATATCCGATCAAGGTTGGGTTCTACTTTCTGAAACAGGGGTGGATAGCCAATATTGCGGAAGTAGATTACTTGGAAAAGAAAACGGTTTATACACCATTGGTTTTCCAATGCCTGATGAAAACAATGGAAATGGAACTTCCTCTCCTGGTGTCACTACTCCCGGTGAAACCCCTTGGAGAACTATAACCCTTGGCGAGAGTTTAGCACCCATAGTTGAAACAACGGTGTCTTTTGATGTTGTTAAACCTTTATACGCAGCTTCCCAAAAATATAATTATACAAAAGGCACCTGGAGCTGGGTAATTGGCATGGATGAAAGCATCACTTTTGAAGATCAAAAAAAATATGTGGATTTAAGTGCCGCAATGGGCTACCAAACCATACTTGTAGATAATTACTGGGACACTAAAATAGGCAAAGAAAAAATAGTAGAATTAGCAAAATATGGAGCATCCAAAGGAGTTGGCTTGTATCTATGGTATAATTCTAACGGGTATTGGAATGACGCTCCACAAGGACCACGTAACATAATGGATCGTTCGGTTACCCGACGAAAGGAAATGGCTTGGTTAAAGGAAATTGGCATAAAAGGTATTAAAGTTGACTTCTTTGGCGGTGATAAACAAATGGTTATGAAATTATATGAGGACATTCTTTATGATGCAAATGATTATGGATTGCAATGCATATTTCATGGCTGTACCCTTCCAAGGGGCTGGGAGCGAATGTTCCCTAATTATGCCTCGAGCGAGGCGGTTTTAGCTAGCGAAAATTTACACTTTGCACAAAGTCACTGCGAGGAAGAAGCCTTTAAGGCTTCCATCCATCCCTTTATACGTAATGCAGTAGGAAGCATGGATTTCGGAGGAACCGTTTTAAATGACTATTGGAATACAACCAATAGCGACGCAATGTGGGGTGGTCATCGCATTACATCAGATGTATTTCAGTTAGCTACCGCTGTGTTATTTCAAAGTGGGGTGCAACATTTTGCATTGGCGCCAAACAATATAAATGATGCGCCAAAATGGGCGATCGATTTTATGAAAGAAGTACCTACTATTTGGGATGAAACACAATTGATTGATGGATATCCTGGAAAATATGTTATACTGGCTAGACGTCATGGAAATACTTGGTATATCGCTGGAGTTAATGCACAAGAGCAAATAATCAATAAAGATATTGCTTTACCAATGTTAAAAAAGGGAATAAAGGCTAAGGTCTATACTGACAATAATAAACTTGAAGGTAAAGTGGTAGAGGAAACAATTAAAAAACCACAAAACACACGTATTGAAATCCCTAAAAATGGTGGATTTTTAATTATTGCTGAAGAATAA